A genomic segment from Equus przewalskii isolate Varuska chromosome X, EquPr2, whole genome shotgun sequence encodes:
- the SPIN4 gene encoding spindlin-4 — MSPPTVPPMGVDGVSAYLMKKRHTHRKQRRKPTFLTRRNIVGCRIQHGWKEGNEPVEQWKGTVLEQVSVKPTLYIIKYDGKDSVYGLELHRDKRVLALEILPERVPTPRIDSRLADSLIGKAVGHVFEGEHGRKDEWKGMVLARAPVMDTWFYITYEKDPVLYMYTLLDDYKDGDLRIIPDSNYYFPTAEREPGEVVDSLVGKQVEHAKDDGSKRTGIFIHQVVAKPSVYFIKFDDDIHIYVYGLVKTP; from the coding sequence ATGTCGCCCCCAACTGTGCCTCCGATGGGCGTAGATGGCGTGTCCGCATACCTGATGAAGAAAAGGCACACACACAGGAAGCAGCGACGCAAGCCCACTTTCCTCACCCGTAGGAACATCGTGGGCTGCCGCATTCAACACGGCTGGAAGGAAGGCAACGAGCCCGTGGAGCAGTGGAAGGGCACCGTGCTCGAGCAGGTTTCCGTGAAGCCCACTCTCTACATCATCAAATACGATGGCAAAGATAGTGTGTATGGACTAGAACTGCACCGAGATAAGAGAGTTTTAGCGCTAGAGATCCTTCCTGAGAGAGTGCCAACTCCTCGCATTGATTCGCGCCTGGCAGATTCCCTGATTGGCAAAGCAGTGGGGCATGTGTTTGAGGGTGAGCACGGTAGGAAAGATGAATGGAAGGGCATGGTCTTGGCGCGAGCCCCCGTGATGGACACTTGGTTTTATATCACCTACGAGAAAGATCCCGTCCTTTATATGTACACGCTGCTGGATGACTACAAAGATGGTGACCTGCGCATCATTCCAGATTCCAACTACTATTTCCCTACAGCAGAACGAGAACCTGGAGAAGTGGTCGACAGCCTCGTGGGCAAgcaagtggagcacgccaaagaTGACGGATCCAAGAGAACCGGCATTTTCATCCATCAAGTGGTGGCCAAGCCGTCTGTCTACTTCATTAAGTTTGATGATGATATCCACATTTATGTCTATGGTTTGGTGAAAACCCCCTAA